From the genome of Methylocystis heyeri:
CACAGTCCCGAATTTTCGGTTTGCATGACGCGTTCGGCGGTTGACAAGGCGCGCAATAATGGGATGCTACCGGCGCAAGAAGCCTGCGCCGCGCGCAGCTTGGCGCCTCGCGTGGGGCGTTCAGAAGATCATTTGCTTACGCCAGAAGCTTTGGCGGTATCAAGAGGAGAACATCCATTCGCCGTCCAGTGAAGAGCTCTGCGGCCCCCACCAAGGAAGGCCCCAGAATTAACAGGGAGATTCGCGCGCGAGAAGTGCGACTGATCGATTCCGAAGGAAAAAACCACGGCATTGTCCCGTTCCTCGACGCCCTGGGCCTAGCCGAGGAAGGGGGGCTGGATCTCGTCGAAATCGATCCGAATTCGCAGCCGCCGGTTTGCAAAATTCTTGATTATGGCCGTTTTCGTTTCCTTGAACAGAAGCGCGCAGCCGAAGCGCGCAAGAAGCAGAAGATCGTCGAGGTCAAGGAAATAAAGCTTCGCCCCGGCATCGACGACCACGACTACGACACCAAGATGAAGGCGGCCCGCCGCTTCTTCGAGGAAGGCGACAAGGTCAAAGTCACCTTGCGCTTCCGTGGCCGCGAAATCGCCCACCAGGACCTCGGCTACCGTCTGATGACGAGGGTCAAGGCCGAAACCGCCTCCATCGCCAAGGTCGAACTCGAGCCCTCGATGGAAGGACGGCAAATGATCATGGTCCTGTCGCCGCGCT
Proteins encoded in this window:
- the infC gene encoding translation initiation factor IF-3; the protein is MKSSAAPTKEGPRINREIRAREVRLIDSEGKNHGIVPFLDALGLAEEGGLDLVEIDPNSQPPVCKILDYGRFRFLEQKRAAEARKKQKIVEVKEIKLRPGIDDHDYDTKMKAARRFFEEGDKVKVTLRFRGREIAHQDLGYRLMTRVKAETASIAKVELEPSMEGRQMIMVLSPR